Genomic window (Candidatus Curtissbacteria bacterium):
CCTCTTTGTGCTTTGTCAACGACCAAACCTTCGAGATAGGCGATCCTTTTTCCCCTTATTGCGACATCTAAATAATAAATCGATGCAGTACCAACGACTTTATCGTCAACCCTTAAAACCAAAACGTCGCAAGAAGTGTCTTCTAACTGTTTTTCGAGAACCTCTTTAGAATTTGGGGCAGGAGTGTCTGTTCGGTAAATTTGTGTCTGGAGAGCGAGAATTGCGTCTATGTCTGAGCTTGTTGCGGTGTCTATCTGCATGTAATTATTTTAGTGGATTGTGGGTAATTTAGCCACTTTTGTGTTAAAATTTGACCTTAGGACACAGCTAGGGTGAAGCTTTACGAATTCGAGGGACATAGAATATTTTCAAAAGTGGGCATAAAAAGCCCCTTTTTTGTTGTGGTCGAGAGCGAAGAGGAAGCCAAAGAAGCCAGAAAACGCCTAAAATTCCCAATTGTTGCCAAAGTTCAAGTGCTTTCGGGCAAGCGAGGCAAGGCTGGGGGAGTTAAGATTTGTGCCAACGAAAAGCAGCTGGTGGCTTTTTGCGGGGAATATTTTGGCCGTGAGTTTTCCGGTGAAGCCGTAAAGTATATCGCGCTTTTTGAAAAAGTTGAAATCGCGAGTGAATTTTATATGTCGATTACTTACGACACTGTCACAAAAACACCATTTTTACTTTTTTCCACCCAAGGTGGAATGGATATCGAAGAAGTCCAAAAAGAGACTCCTGAATCTATTATTCGGGTCGAAATTGATCCGTTCAATGGACCCAAGACTAAAGATTTGGAGAAAAAAGGAGTGCCTGCTGATTTTGCGATGAGACTCTGGGATGCTTTTTCTAAATATGACGCGAGATTAGTTGAGGTTAATCCGCTTGCGCAAAATGCGGATGAGGAATTTGTCGCAGTAGACTCCAAAGTGATTTTAGACGATTCGGCGCTAATTCGTCATAAGGATTTAGAAGTTTTGCCAAAGGGGGCAGTGGGCGCTATTCCAACTCAGCGAGAGCTTGATGCTAAGAAGATCGATGAGGAAGATTACAGGGGTTCTGCCGGGTCAACATTCATAGAGTTTGACGGGGATATTGCAATTCTTGCTTCTGGAGGGGGAGCGAGCTTACTTGTTATGGATGCTGTTTTTGCAAGCGGTGGAGTGCCGGCAAACTATACTGAATATTCAGGCAACCCTCCAAGAGAAAAAGTCGAGAAGCTTACCAAAATAGCTTTATCTCGTGAAGGCCTTGCAGGGTGTTTAGTTGCTGGAGCTGTTGCGAATTTTACAGATATTTACGAAACGTTAAAAGGGCTTGCTGATGGACTTTTGCAAGTTAAGCCAAAACCAAACTACCCAATTGTCGTAAGAAGAGGCGGACCAAGACAAAAAGAAGCGTACGAAATGCTTGAGAAATTTGCGAAAAAAGAGGGTTTTGATATTCATCTTTTTGGCCCGGAGACTCCGATTTCTGTCGCAGGGAAGAAGATGGTTGAGCTTTCAAGAGGGTTCAAAGCAGGGAAGGCAAAATGAGCATTCTTGTTAACAAAGAAACTAAAGTTTTGATACAGGGAATTACTGGTAAATCTGGATTGCAGGCAACAGGTGAGATTTTAAATTACGGGACAAAAGTAGTTGCTGGGGTTACGCCGGGGAAAGGCGGGCAAGAAGTCGAAGGTGTTCCCGTTTTTAACACAATCCGTGAAGCGCTAGATAGTGTCGGACCAGTCGATGTTTCGATGGTGTATGTTCCGCCGCTTCTTGCTTATGATGCTGCAATGGAGGCGATAGAAGCGGGAATACCCTTAATTCAAATTTTTGTTGAAAAGATTCCAATTTACGACGTTTCCCGAATTTTATTTGCCGCCAATAAAAAGGGAGTGAGGGTTCTGGGTCCTGCATCTGTTGGAGCAATTTCTCCCGGTGAAGGCAAAATCGGCTCTATTGGAGGTCCAAACCCAGACGCGGTTTTCAGCAAAGGCCAGGTTGGCGTCATTTCAAAATCTGGAGGAATGTGTAGCGAACTTGGACGGCTTATCTCAAATGGAGGATTTGGCCAATCGACAGTTGTGGGTGTAGGTGGCGATTTACTTGCAGGAATAACCTTTTCGGACCTTTTGATGATGTTTCAGGAAGATCCTGATACTAAGCTTGTTGTCGCGTTCGGAGAAGTGGGGGGAAGCAGCGAAATAGAGGCAGCTAAATTGATTCGAGAAGGAAGTTTCAGAAAACCATTTATTGTATTTTTAGCTGGTAAATTTGCTGAAAGTTTACCCAAAGATACTAGCTTAGGACATGCTGGTGCCATTGTCGGCTTAGAAGCAACGATGGAAGATAAAATTAAAGCGCTAAGATCCGCTGGTGCAATTGTTGCTGAAAATTTCGAAGATATACCTGCCCTCATCCGGAAGACAATTCGCTAGTTTCTGCATTCTGCTTTCGGGTATACTTGTAATATATGGCTAAATACAGAACTGCAATTACGACTCATGTTGAAGGAAAGCCGCACGTGCACGGCTATGATCTTACGGGTCTTGCCGGGAATAAATCATTCACTGCTGCAATTTATTTAGTTCTGAAGGGGGAACTACCAGACAAAAACTCTGAGGCAATGCTCAATGCGATTTTGACGATTGCCATTGACCATGGGGTGGAGCCTGCGTCTGTTGTTGCTGCAAGAAACATATATTCTGGCGGTAGCCCAGTTCAGGCGGCAGTAGCTGGTGGGGTATTGGCGTTTGGGGAATACCACGGGGGAGCAATTGAACGCGCAATGGAAATATTTAAACAATATCAGCCAGAAGGTGTGGATAAGCTTCTTGATGATTTTAAAAAGAGTGGGGACAGGGTCAGCGGATTTGGTCACAGACTTTATAGTGTAGATCCTAGAAGCGAAAGGTTAATTGCGCTTGCGAAGGAATATGGGTTTTACGGGAAGTATGTAAAATTTGCAGTTGAAGTTGAAGAAAGGTTATCCGAAGGCGGTAAAAAACTGCCGCTCAACATTGATGGGATAACAGCGGCTCTTCTTTTAGAGATGGATTTTAATCCAAAAGTAGGGAAGGGTGTTTTTATAATCGCGAGGGTCCCCGGACTAGTTGCTCATGTTGCCGAAGAAGCACTGCGCGAAAAACCGGTGAGAAGGCTTGATGAAAATGACGTGGAGTACGATGGGCCAAGGCCCAGAAAGTAATCCAAAATGCTGATTTTTGGGATTGATCCAGGAACTGCGACAACAGGCTATGGGGTAATCGAAACTAACGGTTACGCCAAAAATGGGAAGCTAAAGCTGGTAGAGTACAACTGCATCGTTACCCCCAAAGAACAAGATATGCCCCTGAGACTATATAGTATCCAAAAAGAGCTTGATGGACTATTCAAGCGTTTTAAACCTGATTGTGTAGCAATAGAGCAATTATTCTTCGGCGTTAATTCTAGAACGGCGATGACTGTAGGACAGGCTAGGGGAGTTGTGCTCTCGACCGCTGCATCCTATAGGCTACCTATATTTGAATATCAAGGATTGCATGTAAAGTTTACCTTAACGGGGAGTGGAAAATCTGACAAGAAAGAAATTCAGCGAAATGTAGTTGCAAGACTTGGGGGACGAGAACTTACAAAACCGATGAAAGGGTACATAGACGATGCGGCGGATGCGCTTGCGGTTGCGATTTGTCATGTGCTAAAGACGATGGAAACAGAAGTTGCGGCTGTAGTACCAGCGCCGACTTCATTCATAATCCCTCGCAGAAAATCGAAGACTCTTAGCCCACGGACGAGTGCGAAAGAGGGATTACATACTTCCGAGATTCGAGGAGTCAAAGATGATGATTTTTCTGCTCGCTCTTCTAAACTCGAAAATACAATACCGAGGGCTGAAAGCCCTCGGAAGTTTATAAAATCTAAAAAGAAAAAGGTGTAAGGGCCCTCCTACGTTCTGCGTTGCAGAACTTCGGAAGGGTAAAAAGTGGCATTGAATTTAAAACGAATAACTGCGTACGAAATTACGAAAAGGCAAAAGTTCATACTGATGTCTTTTTTCTTAACGGTTATTCTGGTCGCGACGCAGACGGTTCCTGAATCATTAAGATTCGAAACAATAGGTGTACTGACATTCTTTACAATTTTTCTTTCTGTGTTTTCACTTTGGGGAGAGCTCTCGGGGGTGAAGTACTTTTTGCTCCTTCTTTTACCGGCGTATTTTGTTGCAGGTGCTTCGCTTTTTTACTTTTTGCTGCCAGTTAGGTGGTTAACGAGATTGCCGTTTGCTTTTTTGTTTGGAATTTCTGTTTATCTTTTGATGCTAACTTCTAATATCTACAATGTTGCCGCGATTCGAACGATTGCGCTTTTGCGTGCAGCCCACGCGGTAGGACTATTGTTTTCGATAATTTCTACGTTTTTTCTTTCTAACGTGCTTTATTCGCTGCATTTGCCGTTTTTTCTTGTAGCACTCGTGACTGCGGTTATTGTGATGCCGCTTTATTTAGCGGCACTATGGTCGTATGAACTCGTCGATTTTATCTCACGTAAGGTTTTTATATACGCGATTGTGTTTACGCTGGTGAGCGTAGAGGTGGCGACGGTGCTTTCTTTCTGGCCAATTGCGCCAATTAACGGGGCGCTAGCTCTTTCGACAATCATGTACGTTTTGATGGGGCTGTCGCAGCTGCATTTCAGCGACAAGTTGAAGCAGAGGGCAGTCATCGAGTATTTAGCTGTTTCTTTCGCCGTATTTGTGACCGTAGTTGTTTCTACAAGGTGGGGCGGATAAACGCGCTTTGCGCAATTTCTAATTTTGCGGAGCAAAACTTCTCTTTTTAATTTCTAATTTCTAAACCCAATAACTCGCGGGCTTCTAAGACCTATAGTTATTCAAGGGGAAGAGCGTATTTAGAGTGTAGTTGAGAATATCTTAAAAATTTTCTAGCCACAGTCTAGCTTCAAAAAATGGAACGGACTGCTTGAGGTAGAGGAGTGGGAGTAGAGGAATGGGTGATATAGTGTGATACATTTATAGTATTCGTGAAAAAGGGAGGTGTAAAGCCGTGAAAAATGTCCGGATTAAAGGGCGAAATTTGGGCCAGCTGACAAGGATTATTTTGAGAGGCAGCGCTTCAAGACAGGGAGCCCCACCTCACAATACACACGCACTTAAGCGAAAATTTCAGCAGGCCTATAAAAAGACTGCTAACGGTGGGACCTTGTTCGCTGGTCTCTATCGGGGAAGGGCCAAAAATAGTCATGGATATCTATGAGAAAAGAGTTATGTCT
Coding sequences:
- a CDS encoding GNAT family N-acetyltransferase, translating into MQIDTATSSDIDAILALQTQIYRTDTPAPNSKEVLEKQLEDTSCDVLVLRVDDKVVGTASIYYLDVAIRGKRIAYLEGLVVDKAQRGKGLGTSLFEKCVEIAKDKNCYKMIFTSGFDREDAHKFYEKLGFKKWGFEFRMDL
- a CDS encoding succinate--CoA ligase subunit alpha, with product MSILVNKETKVLIQGITGKSGLQATGEILNYGTKVVAGVTPGKGGQEVEGVPVFNTIREALDSVGPVDVSMVYVPPLLAYDAAMEAIEAGIPLIQIFVEKIPIYDVSRILFAANKKGVRVLGPASVGAISPGEGKIGSIGGPNPDAVFSKGQVGVISKSGGMCSELGRLISNGGFGQSTVVGVGGDLLAGITFSDLLMMFQEDPDTKLVVAFGEVGGSSEIEAAKLIREGSFRKPFIVFLAGKFAESLPKDTSLGHAGAIVGLEATMEDKIKALRSAGAIVAENFEDIPALIRKTIR
- a CDS encoding citryl-CoA lyase, with the protein product MAKYRTAITTHVEGKPHVHGYDLTGLAGNKSFTAAIYLVLKGELPDKNSEAMLNAILTIAIDHGVEPASVVAARNIYSGGSPVQAAVAGGVLAFGEYHGGAIERAMEIFKQYQPEGVDKLLDDFKKSGDRVSGFGHRLYSVDPRSERLIALAKEYGFYGKYVKFAVEVEERLSEGGKKLPLNIDGITAALLLEMDFNPKVGKGVFIIARVPGLVAHVAEEALREKPVRRLDENDVEYDGPRPRK